In Fodinibius saliphilus, a genomic segment contains:
- a CDS encoding carboxypeptidase-like regulatory domain-containing protein, whose protein sequence is MKKRLFFLLPFVLLAFILQSCKSGSDSSIIAGQVIEEANGAPIQDALVEITSPENLAASAETDSSGSFSFDVNIAETANITLEVSKPTYQTATTKFKIGAGKSVDDLTIRLTSEDSGGDDGGGDDGVGGEAGGAHAIELTSLSRTSINIAETGGITNASFTFVVRDSAGRAINLDHSEEVAFSIIENPNGVDASITPEVVTTNADGKATSNISAGKIAGVVKIQALIQRSDINVAIRSKPVAIAIHGGFPYADRTSMSVEKSNFEGLNFDGVRDQITVIVGDKYSNPVKPGTAVYFETTAGIIQGSNTRHTDEDGFVTVDLISGGDRSLLNNHPTLGYGYAEITASTFNEADQKITKKETVLFSGGPTYNDIELTPAPFSIAANSSVNFSLTVTDENDNPLPAGTTVSIEVAEGLEITGGGIEIPNALLPGPGVTDFEFTVADVDDEKSNTQGTQITITVETPKGVKVSRSFSGDRSKTR, encoded by the coding sequence ATGAAAAAACGTCTCTTTTTTTTACTCCCTTTCGTTCTCCTTGCATTTATTCTTCAAAGCTGTAAATCGGGTTCTGATTCTTCTATTATTGCTGGCCAGGTTATTGAAGAAGCGAATGGTGCTCCAATCCAGGATGCTCTGGTAGAGATCACATCCCCGGAAAACCTTGCTGCTTCAGCGGAAACTGATTCATCCGGAAGCTTTTCCTTTGATGTCAATATTGCTGAAACAGCAAATATCACCCTTGAAGTGTCAAAACCAACTTACCAAACCGCCACCACAAAATTTAAGATAGGTGCTGGTAAAAGTGTGGATGATCTTACTATTCGACTAACGTCTGAAGACAGCGGTGGCGATGATGGAGGCGGAGACGATGGCGTTGGCGGCGAAGCCGGTGGTGCTCATGCTATTGAATTAACAAGCCTGAGTCGAACAAGCATAAATATTGCTGAAACAGGGGGCATAACAAATGCTTCATTCACATTTGTTGTACGTGATTCGGCAGGTAGAGCTATCAATCTTGACCATTCTGAAGAGGTAGCATTCAGTATCATTGAAAACCCCAATGGTGTTGATGCAAGCATTACTCCTGAGGTGGTAACTACAAATGCAGACGGAAAAGCGACATCTAATATCTCTGCAGGAAAAATTGCCGGAGTGGTTAAAATACAGGCCTTAATTCAACGCAGTGATATCAACGTTGCCATTCGTTCTAAACCGGTGGCTATTGCTATTCACGGTGGGTTCCCTTATGCAGATCGTACCAGTATGTCGGTTGAAAAAAGTAATTTTGAGGGACTCAATTTTGATGGTGTCAGGGATCAAATAACCGTTATTGTAGGTGACAAATACAGCAACCCCGTAAAACCGGGTACAGCCGTATACTTTGAAACTACTGCCGGCATTATTCAGGGTTCTAATACCAGACATACCGATGAAGATGGATTTGTTACCGTAGACCTCATTTCAGGTGGAGACCGATCACTACTTAACAACCATCCGACATTAGGCTATGGATATGCAGAAATAACAGCCAGCACTTTCAATGAAGCTGACCAAAAGATTACCAAAAAAGAGACAGTACTTTTTTCTGGGGGACCAACATACAATGATATAGAATTGACTCCTGCCCCCTTTTCAATTGCAGCGAACAGCAGTGTCAATTTTAGTTTAACGGTTACCGACGAAAATGATAACCCACTGCCTGCAGGTACTACCGTGTCCATTGAAGTTGCTGAAGGATTGGAAATAACAGGGGGTGGCATTGAAATTCCCAATGCCCTGCTGCCTGGTCCTGGAGTTACTGATTTTGAATTTACCGTAGCAGATGTAGATGATGAAAAATCTAATACCCAAGGAACCCAAATAACCATCACTGTTGAAACTCCAAAAGGAGTGAAAGTATCACGCTCCTTTAGTGGAGACCGCTCAAAAACCCGATAG